The following are from one region of the Odontesthes bonariensis isolate fOdoBon6 chromosome 12, fOdoBon6.hap1, whole genome shotgun sequence genome:
- the gpr82 gene encoding putative G-protein coupled receptor 82 has translation MKRSSTWKVRAAVSDQMENVAYTDQPHNSSLSLCPSAVTLFFIPSIYALLFLTALPGNALSLWVFLRCILSITPVHIYLSHLSISNLLLSLTAPFLTAYYARGSVWDLSGVPCQIVVHGITPVLHLNVYIGLLILAWVALSRFALLIQNTHASRPSTCTTLLPDSFFACLKRVSFANAVCATVWLVSVGYIVPVCVYYSVNEAMRSREDGEKESGGGGEMCYSPTVELGGSTSAILTISPMVVFFVLYVLVLLSYVTVLRHIRRSHRNTRIPTSQSLLTRVFRNIVVIQLVLSVCLLPYHIFKPIFMTLAHQPHLPLSPGPDVGSCHPLSVLIEVKNCLFLLAALRGSTDPIMYFLLDRAFRHQILRLLWPSQTNSSRQEVFWSTTDKLEAGNTVTD, from the exons ATCAAATGGAGAACGTGGCCTACACAGATCAACCCCACAACTCCTCCCTCTCCCTTTGCCCCTCTGCCGTCACCCTCTTCTTCATCCCCTCCATCTACGCGCTCCTCTTCCTCACTGCTCTCCCAGGCAACGCTCTGTCTTTGTGGGTGTTCCTGCGCTGCATCCTCTCCATCACCCCCGTCCACATCTACCTGTCCCACCTGAGCATCTCCAACCTGCTGCTGAGCCTCACCGCGCCCTTCCTCACAGCCTACTACGCCCGGGGCTCAGTGTGGGATCTGAGCGGGGTCCCGTGTCAGATAGTCGTGCACGGCATCACCCCCGTGCTCCACCTTAATGTCTACATCGGCCTCCTGATCCTGGCTTGGGTCGCGCTAAGTCGCTTCGCACTGCTCATCCAGAACACCCACGCCTCCAGGCCAAGCACCTGCACCACCCTGTTACCCGACAGCTTCTTCGCTTGCCTCAAACGGGTCTCCTTCGCCAACGCCGTGTGCGCCACGGTGTGGTTGGTGTCAGTGGGTTATATTGTGCCAGTGTGTGTTTACTATTCTGTTAACGAGGCcatgaggagcagagaggatggAGAAAAGGAGAGCGGCGGAGGTGGGGAGATGTGCTACAGCCCAACGGTGGAACTAGGAGGCAGTACGTCAGCGATTCTCACCATATCGCCCATGGTCGTCTTCTTTGTGCTTTAcgtgttggtgctgctgtcCTATGTGACGGTGCTGAGACATATCAGACGCTCTCATCGCAACACACGCATCCCCACCTCGCAGAGCCTGCTGACGCGAGTGTTCAGAAACATCGTGGTCATCCAG CTTGTTCTTTCAGTCTGCCTGCTGCCTTATCACATCTTCAAACCCATCTTCATGACTTTGGCTCATCAACCTCACCTTCCGCTTTCCCCCGGCCCTGACGTCGGCAGCTGCCACCCACTCTCCGTCTTAATTGAG gtgAAGAACTGCCTGTTTCTTCTGGCTGCTCTGAGAGGCTCCACTGACCCCATCATGTACTTCCTGTTGGACAGGGCCTTCCGTCATCAAATCCTCAGACTTTTATGGCCCAGCCAGACAAACTCCAGTAGACAGGAAGTGTTTTGGTCGACTACAGACAAGCTCGAAGCAGGAAATACGGTCACAGACTAG